The sequence below is a genomic window from Rudanella lutea DSM 19387.
AATTCTGTCGGGTGCTGGTATCAGCCTCGATAAGAAAGCAGGCGAATGGACCGACGAAGAGTCGAGCGCCATCCGTAACGCGATCAGCAACGATTTTAAAGTTGAAGGTGCGCTGCGCTCAGAGGTTCAGTTGAACATCAAACGTTTAATGGACATCGGTTGCTACCGGGGTCTGCGGCACCGGAAAGGTCTGCCGGTTCGTGGTCAGCATACGAAGAACAACTCTCGTACGCGGAAAGGCAAGCGTAAGACGGTTGCTAACAAGAAGAAAGCGACTAAATAGTAGCAGTAAGCAGTAGCAGTTGCAGTATTAACAAACTGCCACTGGCATTCTGCCACTGCCAACTTCAAACAAATGGCACAAGCAAAACGCAAAGACAAGGCGAAGAAGCGCATTGTAGTGGTTGAATCGGTTGGCCAGGTACACATCAAGGCTACCTTCAACAACATCATTATCTCAATCACCAACCTGAACGGTCAGGTAATCTCATGGGCATCGGCTGGTAAGATGGGCTTCAAAGGCTCAAAGAAAAACACTCCGTATGCCGCTCAGACTGCCGCTCAAAACTGTGCTGCTGTAGCCCACGATCTGGGTATGCGCAAAGCAGAGGTGTTCGTGAAAGGACCGGGTGCAGGCCGTGAGTCAGCTATCCGTACTATTCAGAACTCGGGTATCGAGGTAACTACAATCCGCGACATTACTCCGATGCCCCACAACGGCTGTCGGCCACCCAAACGCCGTCGCGTATAAAACGGGTGAATTGAATAAGGCCAGGCGACATTCGGTTGTGTCTGTCCATGTTCCAACTTATTATTCGTTCATTAAATGGCACGTTACACAGGACCAAAAGCCAAAATTTCGCGCAAGTTTGGCGAGCCTATCTTAGGCCCCAGCAAAGCGCTCCAGAAGAAAAACTATGCTCCCGGCATGCACGGGCGTGGTCGGAAGCGGAAGCAATCTGAATACGCAGTACAGCTGCTGGAGAAGCAAAAAGTAAAATATATCTACGGTATTCTTGAGCGGCAGTTCCGCGCCCTGTTTCACCGGGCCGCTGTTAAAGATGGTATCACCGGCGAAAACCTGCTCAAATTCTGCGAAGCTCGTCTCGATAACACCGTGTATCGTTTAGGTATTGCCCCCTCACGTCGGGCAGCCCGTCAGCTGGTTTCGCACAAACACATCGTAGTCGATGGCGAGGTAGTAAACATCCCTTCTTACTCGTTGAAGCCAGGTCAGATCATCAGCGTTCGCGAAAAGTCGAAGTCGCTTGAAGCTATCAGCACCAGCCTGTCAGCCCGTAATGCCAAGCGTTACAACTGGGTAGAGTGGGATGCTCAGCAACTCTCAGGTAAGTTTATCAGCTACCCTGAGCGCGATCAGATCCCAGAGAACGTAAACGAGCAGTTGATCGTCGAATTGTATTCGAAGTAATTATTCGTTTTGGCGTTCCGACGCTTTCGCGCGGGGCCACCCGTGCGGTCCGATGTTTGGCAGAGCTCTTCTGGAGTTCTGCCTCCTTTTGCATCTAACGGGTTTCTACTCCATTGGCAGGCGAGCTGCTGTTAACATAA
It includes:
- the rpsM gene encoding 30S ribosomal protein S13, whose translation is MARIAGVDIPDKKRGEIALTYIFGIGRSTAQKILSGAGISLDKKAGEWTDEESSAIRNAISNDFKVEGALRSEVQLNIKRLMDIGCYRGLRHRKGLPVRGQHTKNNSRTRKGKRKTVANKKKATK
- the rpsK gene encoding 30S ribosomal protein S11, with translation MAQAKRKDKAKKRIVVVESVGQVHIKATFNNIIISITNLNGQVISWASAGKMGFKGSKKNTPYAAQTAAQNCAAVAHDLGMRKAEVFVKGPGAGRESAIRTIQNSGIEVTTIRDITPMPHNGCRPPKRRRV
- the rpsD gene encoding 30S ribosomal protein S4; this translates as MARYTGPKAKISRKFGEPILGPSKALQKKNYAPGMHGRGRKRKQSEYAVQLLEKQKVKYIYGILERQFRALFHRAAVKDGITGENLLKFCEARLDNTVYRLGIAPSRRAARQLVSHKHIVVDGEVVNIPSYSLKPGQIISVREKSKSLEAISTSLSARNAKRYNWVEWDAQQLSGKFISYPERDQIPENVNEQLIVELYSK